From Eremothecium sinecaudum strain ATCC 58844 chromosome III, complete sequence:
GCAGTAGATGCATTGAATCTTGGATGTGGTAAGTTAGTTGAAAATGAGAAATTGTTAACTAGATGATCTACTTCGCCAATATGGTTTTGTTCATTAACATCAACCGTTTTTAGTTCGTTTTCAATTTGTTCTGAatcctcatcatcttcatctgCAAGATTTGCTTTTTTTAGTATTGCGTTTAGCATCTCTTCTAATTCCTTATCCTTATCCTGACTACTCTTCGAAATAGGTTTGGTCCTAGATTGACGTTGTGGTCTTAAACTCATCGAGTACCATCTGTTCGTTTCAATTTGGTAAGTGAATAAATCATTGTAAAATATAGACTCTAAACTCTCCTCGGTTTCTTCGAAATCATAAACACCCCCAAAAAGCAAACCTCTACCCTTATGGTAGACCATGGAACATCCTACACGAGGTGATGGCTGAAATCCCTGTTTTTTACGTCTTTCCCATCTCACAGCGCTTAAGTCGGTCTTCATCTTAAGGTACCAACAGTCTGATAGAACCTTGCCTTTTTGAAGCCCTTTTCCCGCTTTAACCTTGCAGTAACCACCCCATAAAATAACGCCATCTGGTGCTGGAATCAAAGAATGACCGGAGCGAGCGTCTGGAATAGGGTGGTTAGGAGGGAATTCAAGTTGTTTCCACTTGTATGTTGTGATATCAAATAGCCAACAATCGTTGAGATAGGTTGTTGAGGTTCCTAAATCTCTAAACCCACCATGCAAAATAAAATAGTTTTTCCACACAGCTATTCTATGCCCAGATCGAGCACTTGGGCCATTTTTCTGTTCCACTTTAGTCCACTCATTTGTAGCGCAGTCAAACAACCACGAATCCGAATAATGATAAAAAGTGTTTTGCTTAGGGGAGGAAAATTCACCTCCGTGTATTAAAATAACGCCACTTGGATGAGCAGCAATTGCTGCAGATGACCGTGGCATAGGTGAGTTCTGTGAAGTAATCCTTTTCCATTGATTGGAATCTATAGAATAGACGTTTAAATCGTTAAAGAAACTTGCAACTCCAGTTTCACTAGTATATTCACCAAAGAAAACCAGCAACTCCTTTGATCCATGTAAGGGGTTAGCGATTATAGACGCATTACTCCTCTTTGTTGGTCTTTCAATAACCTCAATACTAACCGCTTGAAAAGCGTCTTGTTGTTTCTTAAAGTTTTCCAAAACCTCTTCAATATCCatatcatcatcatcttctgTATCTAGTTTCTTAGCTCTTTTTTTATCCTTCTGTTCAGCTTTGAGCTGTGACTTTTTATTCTTAGCTTCAGCA
This genomic window contains:
- the KEL3 gene encoding Kel3p (Syntenic homolog of Ashbya gossypii ACR016W; Syntenic homolog of Saccharomyces cerevisiae YPL263C (KEL3)); protein product: MVKKASKNKEAKKARAEAKNKKSQLKAEQKDKKRAKKLDTEDDDDMDIEEVLENFKKQQDAFQAVSIEVIERPTKRSNASIIANPLHGSKELLVFFGEYTSETGVASFFNDLNVYSIDSNQWKRITSQNSPMPRSSAAIAAHPSGVILIHGGEFSSPKQNTFYHYSDSWLFDCATNEWTKVEQKNGPSARSGHRIAVWKNYFILHGGFRDLGTSTTYLNDCWLFDITTYKWKQLEFPPNHPIPDARSGHSLIPAPDGVILWGGYCKVKAGKGLQKGKVLSDCWYLKMKTDLSAVRWERRKKQGFQPSPRVGCSMVYHKGRGLLFGGVYDFEETEESLESIFYNDLFTYQIETNRWYSMSLRPQRQSRTKPISKSSQDKDKELEEMLNAILKKANLADEDDEDSEQIENELKTVDVNEQNHIGEVDHLVNNFSFSTNLPHPRFNASTAVVGDILFILGGIWEQGEKDYLIDSFYSIDMNRVDGVQVYWEDLAAVNRAKELGELDDEKDDEDEYDDGDEDEDDEELIDDQKLVAEKDEEEEEEEEDNLSLTEGEILDPRPWLPHPKAFETLRAFYVRTGPKFLEWAITNNHNVRGDAKGKHLKKHSFDLCQERWWERREQIRFEEDQLEELGGIDEIIEKDSSKVTKRR